From Paracoccus suum, the proteins below share one genomic window:
- a CDS encoding queuosine precursor transporter yields MTRPIALLPAVLAMAAVVTASNILVQFRLGDHLTWGALTYPFAFLVTDITNRVAGPAAARRVVVAGFWVGVLCSLAAAALDKTTLRIAIASGTAFLAAQTLDISVFNRLRAGSWWRAPLVSTLFSSTLDTMIFFSLAFAAAFRAIDPADDVSWAAEQVPLWFGHGPLVPLWAALGAADWTVKLGLAALALIPFRIIVGNLLRARAESR; encoded by the coding sequence GGCTGCTGTCGTGACCGCATCCAACATCCTCGTGCAGTTCCGCCTCGGCGATCACCTGACTTGGGGCGCCCTGACCTACCCGTTCGCCTTTCTCGTGACCGACATCACCAACCGCGTTGCCGGACCGGCCGCGGCGCGCCGGGTCGTGGTGGCAGGCTTCTGGGTGGGCGTTCTGTGCTCGCTCGCTGCCGCCGCCCTGGACAAGACCACGCTGCGAATCGCCATAGCCTCTGGCACTGCCTTTCTTGCCGCCCAAACGCTGGATATTTCGGTGTTCAACCGCCTGCGCGCGGGCAGCTGGTGGCGCGCGCCGCTGGTCTCGACGCTGTTCAGCTCGACGCTCGATACGATGATTTTCTTCAGCCTGGCCTTTGCCGCTGCCTTTCGCGCGATCGACCCGGCCGACGATGTCAGTTGGGCGGCCGAGCAGGTGCCGCTGTGGTTCGGCCATGGCCCGCTTGTGCCACTGTGGGCCGCCTTGGGCGCCGCCGACTGGACCGTCAAGCTGGGGCTCGCCGCGCTTGCGCTGATCCCGTTCCGGATCATTGTCGGCAATTTGTTGCGGGCTCGCGCTGAAAGCCGTTGA